The DNA segment ATAAGGTTTTAGAAGGGATAAAATCTGCTATTAATGCTAATCTTAGACCTGTAAAACTAAATTTTGTTGTAAATAAAATAAATATTAATGAAGTAAAAGAGATCATAGATTTTTCAGAGAAACTAGGAATAGACGAATTACATTTAATAGAAATGCATCCTGTAGGGTTAGGCAAATCTTCGTTTTCATATCACGAGAACTTAAATATAATAGAGGATTATCTAAAGAAGAATTCAACAAAAGTAACAATAAGGAATAAGCATTTTAGACCTAGGTATTATTTAAATTCTGGCTTAGTAGTAGAGGTAGTAAAACCTTATGCTAATCCAATATTCTGTGCTGGATGCAATAGAATAAGACTTACAGTAGATGGCAAGTTAAAAACATGTTTATATAGAGAAGATAAGGTAATCGATATTTCTGGAATACTTAAATCGGGCTTGTCAGAAGACGATAAATTAGAACTGATAAAAGAGGCATTTAAGTTAGCGATAGCTATTAGAGAGCCGAATTTTAAATATACATTATGAGAGTCAAAAAGCTTGAAGAGCTCTCTCAAAAATATAATAATTCATGTGTAATAATAAGTGGGGATCCTAATGTTTATTATTTTACTAATTATAAAGGATCTGGTACTATAATATATTGTGACGGAGTCGCTACACTTTTAGTACCTCTATTAGAGGAGAATAGAGCCAGAGAAATAAGCGGGTTAGACGTTAAAATATATTACCCAAGTAATATAGCTAATGGGATTCTTGTAGGTTCTTTATCAGATATTTTACCTAAGCTAATTACTAAGAGTACTGTAGCATTAGATATTAACTGGTCTACCGTTAGTATTTATAAGCTTTTATCCTCAAAATATAATTTAATTGATATCTCAAAGGACATTTCTGAAATGCGTAGTATAAAGGACGATGAAGAATTGGAAAAAATAAAGAAAGCTGGAGAAATAACTTCAGAAGCAATGAAGGTTAGTATGGAGAAAATTCTAGAAGGTGAAATAACTGAAAAACAGCTATCCGGGATAATAGATTATACTATGAAAGCCAGTGGCGCAGAAGATTACGCTTTTCCTTCAATAGTAGCATCAGGTAAAAATTCCTCTTTCCCTCATCATATTCCTACAGATAAGAAAATCCTAGAAAATGATAATGTAGTTGTAGATATAGGAGCAAAATTTGATGGATATTGTTTTGACAGCACTAGAACATTTAATATCAAAGGCGAAATAAGGAAAATCTATGAGATAGTTTTAGAGGCACAATTAGAGGCAATAGATGCAGTAACTTCTGGAGTAAATGCTTCAGAAATAGATAAGACTGCAAGAAAAGTTATTGAAAAATATGGATATGGAAGATATTTTGTTCATTCTACTGGTCACGGAGTTGGTATAGAAGTTCATGAATCTCCTTATATATCGTTTAATTCTAACGATGTACTAAAGAAAAACATGGTAATAACTGTAGAGCCCGGCATATACATTAAAGATAAGTTCGGAGTACGGATAGAGGATACATTAATAGTAACAAACGGTAAACCCGAGGTTTTAGAAACTACTTATAAGCTTTTGTAAGGTTTTTTATAAAAACTATTTAATTAGCAGAGTCTCAGAATACTAATTGGCATGGAAACATCAATATCTCAAGAAAAATTGGTAGAAGAAATTGCAAAAAGAGTAAGAGAAATACTAGAACTTTTAGGGGAAGATCCAAACAGAGAAGGTTTAAGAGAAACGCCAGAGAGAGTTGCAAGAGCTTTAATAGAAATGACTTCTGGTCTAAGAAGTCCACCGCCTAAAATAAAAGTATTTAATGCTAAAGATATAGACGAAGATATAACTGAAGATGAAAACGGAGATCAAGTAATTCTAATTAGAGATATACAATTCTCTTCCCTTTGTGAGCATCATCTCTTACCGTTTATAGGGAGGATTCATGTTGCTTATGTTGCTAACGATGATGGCAAAGTTGCCGGATTTAGCAAAATAATAAGAATAGTTAACTATTATTCAGCAAGACCTCAGATCCAAGAGAGATTAGTTTCTCAGATAGCTGATGCAATAATGAATAGCGAAATAAAACCAAAGGGAGTTATGGTAATTGGTAATGGCACTCACATGTGTGCTTATGTGAGAGGAGTAAAAGATAAAGAGGCCAAGCTAGTTTCAGTAGCAACTAGAGGAGTCTTTAAGACAAATAGGGCATTAGTTAATCAAGTATTTAGATTATTAGATACTACGCATGAAAGAAGTTTAAGATTATAAGAAAGAAGAAAACTTTAAGTTTAATAAAGTGTTTTTTAAATTTTTAGTAATGAAAGGAAGAGATAGAATTCTTAGTATTCTTAAAGAGAGAGGATCATTACCTCAAACTGAGTTAGTTAAGATTTCTGGAATGTCAAAGAGTAGAGTATCTGAAATACTTAATGAATTAGAAAAAGAAGGAATAATATTCAGGAAACAATTAGTTGGAAAAAATCTTATAGTATCGTTAAATAAAACGAAATTTCTCAGGCTAGGAATTATAAATGCTGCTGAATATCCTTTTATTATCCCATTTATAAAAAAACTTAGAGAAAAAGGAGTAGAAGTTGAAGTAAAAATTTACGATAACGGTCTTCAAGTTACTAAAGATTTAGTCCTAGGTAAAATAGACATGGGATTTTCACCAGTTATTTCGCAAATAATATTTTCAAAGATATTTGATATAAAAATTATAGCAGGAGGTGCAAAGGGCGGTGCAGGGATAGTAGGCGAATCGTGCAATATAGGTTCTACAGTAATGTCTAGTATGGAAACATGGACTCTGGCAGAAGTAAGGAATGCTAATATAATTCCTTTTAATTCTCCACAAGAGTTAGTTAAAAATTTTGAAACAAGAAAAGTTCCAGCAATAGCTATTTGGGAACCTTATTTATCTATACTTGAGTCTAAAGGGCATAAAGTAACTCATGTATTTGAACCAAATCACTGTTGTACATTAGCTATAAGAAGCTCTTTAGAAGATGAGGAAAAAATAAAAGAGATATATGAAGACGCATTTTCCTGGTTTTTATCTTCAAAAGATAGATGGATTTCGGATTATTCCAATTTATTAGGTGAGGATTACAATATAATGAAGAAAGCGTCAGAAAGATATTACTTCGATAGTTATTTAGATTTAAAAGAAGTTTACAAAAATTTGAAAAAAATGAATATATATATTCCGGCTTAAGAATCTAGATAATAGTATAATTCCATTGGATGCGGATACATTTGTAGAGTCTTTGCTTCTTCTCTCTTTAAGTCGATATATGTATCAAGTATTGATGAATTGAATACTGGCTTTAAGAATTCTTTATCGCTCTCTAGTTCATCTAATGCTTCATCTAATGATCTCGGCAATTCTTTGATTCCTAATTGCTTTCTCTTTTCTGGAGTTAAATGATAAATATTCTCATCTACTGGATCTCCTGGATCTATTTTCTTATTTACTCCATCTAATGCAGCCATTAATATTGCAGCAAACGCCAAGTATGGATTGCACGAAGGATCTGGTGCACGGTATTCTATTCTCTTTGCTTTCTCTATTCCCTTATAATACGAAGGTACTCTAATTATTGCGCTTCTATTAGATTTGCTCCAAGCAATGTATACTGGTGCCTCAAATCCGGGGACTAATCTTCTATAACTATTAACAGATGCTGAAACTATTGCCGATAATGCTCTTGCATGATGCAATATTCCTCCAATTACATATCTTCCTGTCTGACTTATTTCAGCATATTCATCATTAGGATCGTACATTAGATTCTTTTTGCCATCGGCAGTCCATAAACTGAAATGAGTATGCATTCCTGTTCCATTGTCTCCAAACATTGGTTTTGGCATGAAAGTTGCTACCATGCCATGTTTTGCCGCTACGTTCTTTACAACGTATTTTAGAGTTTGTACTTTGTCCGCAGTATCTGCTAATGTGGAGAATCTAAAGTCTATTTCTCCTTGTCCTCCAGTAGCTACCTCATGATGAGTTGCCTCAATTGTGAATCCAAAATATTTAACTAGAGTTTCTACGGCTTCCAGTCTTACATCCATTAGTTGATCTACTGGCGGGGCTGGATAGTAACCTTCTTTATATCTAATTAAGAATCCTCCACTATTTTGCCATGGAGCTTCCCTAGCAATAATTTTATATCCAGTTCCTCTTTGAGGAGTGGCTACATCAAGATCTATTTTATCGAAAATAAAGAATTCCATTTCTGGTCCAAAGAAGGAAGTATAACCTTGTGATAACTGGTATTTTTCAGCTTCCTCTGCTATAAATCTAGGATCTCTTTCAAATCTTCCTTTTCCTCCACCCCAGAATACTTTAGTAATAACTCTTGCAACTCCAGGAGTCCACGGAATTAATGTCATTGTTTCTGGTACCGGTAAAAGCACCATATCGCTTTCGTAAATCATTGTAAAACCTTTTATGCTACTTCCGTCAAGTTTTCCAAAGCCTGTCTTTACAGTATTCTCATCAAACTCATTTGCTGGAATTGTTATATGATGTAATCTTCCTGGCACGTCTGTGAATTGCAAATCTACCCATTCAATTTTATTATCTTTTAAGAACTTTAACATGTCTTCTGGACTTGATGGCATGAATCGAGTTCTGTTAAAGAGTATATAAGCTTTTATTGTAATTCGTATATAAAGTTTTTAGATGACAAAATAAATTTATAATTACTTTTCATGACTATTGAAAAGTTTAAGTAATATCTTTTAAAAAATTTTTAACAATTTTCCATCTTCCATGCGTAAGTGAGAATTTGCGAATTGCGAATCATTTATGTCTTGAGTAGTAAATATCAATTCTATGGAATTTTTACGCAATATCTCAATAATTCTTTCTATGAAATCTTCCTTGTTATTAATGTTAGAGAACGCCTCGTCTATGAGTATAACCTTAGGTTTGGCAATAATAGCAGTAATTATTGAAACTCTTTCTCTTTGGCCTAGGCTCAGTTTGTCCACTTTTTCATCTAATGAGATTCCGTCTAATAGATCTTTGTACTTCTCATCAAGTTCGTTAATGTCATATTTAATTTTCCTAATTTTGGCTCCCCACATTAAGTGGGATTTAACTTTAAGTCCAGGAATATAAGAGTCTGGAGTTATTATAACAGTTCCTCGCTTTTCAGGTGGAAGTTTTGTTACATCTACGTTGTTAATTTTAACATAACCTTCATCGATATTCAAAAATCCTGCTAAACTTCTCAAAAAAGTAGTTTTTCCACTACCGTTTTTTCCAGTAATACATACTATTCCTTGTTCTTTGATTTGAGCATTAAGATAAAAATTGCCTAGCTTTTTTACTACTTTAGCTTCAATTGTCATGGTATATATTTTTTAATAGTATCCTCTAAAGTATTTTCATCGACTGCTCCAACTAGAGAATCCTTTAATTGTCCATCAACGAAAATTAGTGTAGTTGGTATATTAAGAACATTATATTTATCTGCAAGCTTCTGGTTTTCATCAACGTTAAGCCTTCCAAAGAATGCTTTATCCTTATATTTTTCTGCAATTTTCTTAAATATTGGCTCATATAAATGGCAGGGAGCACACCAGTCAGCCCAACAGTCAATTACCACAACTTTATTTTTAGAAAGAATTTCGTCAAATTTATCTTCACTAACACTTTCTGGCTCATATTTCGGTGATTTTATACTTTCTGCCCTTTTCTGTAACTTCTCAGCAATCTCCTTTATTAACGACTCAATTTCGCTCAATTTTATCCACTATATATACTTTCTTTAGCCTCTTATAAAATGCAACTCTTTGGTTAACATAATTAAGTAATTCGTCTTCAAGACCTTTTTTATACTCTTTAACTATAACTTTAGCCACAGGTTGAGTACCTAGATTTCCAGCGTCTTCACCGTAAACATATGCTTCCTTTACTAATGGATGAGAGAGTAAAATTTCCTCTAAATCTCTAGGGAAAATCGGATACCCCTTATATTTTAGCATTCTCTTTTTCACACCTTTAAAATAAAGTAATCCTTTTTCATCCATGCTAACTAAATCTCCAGTTTTTAGCCATTCTCCTTCAAATACTCTTCTAGTTTCTTCCTCATCTTTGTATCCTAACATAAGCCATGGAGCTTTTACCCATAATTCTCCAGTTTCTCCAATTTTTGCCTCTTCTCCATTATCCTTAACGACTTTTACTTCAGCATTAGGTAAAGGTTTACCTATGCTTATTACTTGAGAAAATTCAGGAGGCTGATAAGTTATTACTAATCCTTCTGTAAATCCATATTGTTGTACTATATCCTTATTAAATCTCTCCTTGAAAGCCTTTATTGTTGATGGGAATAACGGTGCTGCTGTACTAATACATAGTCTTAAACTATCTAGATTACCTTCTTTCTCTTTAGCTAATGCGTCGTAAACCATAGGTACTGTTGCTAAATAGTTTATTGAGAACTTATCTATTGCGGATATTGTTTCTTTAGGATCAAATTTTCTCAAAATGTACATAAATCCACCTGCTTCCAAAGTTATTCCTAAAACGCTGTTACCCAGTACATGAGCCAATGGTACAGTTAATATACTAGAGATATCCTTAACTCCTAAGGCCTTATAAAGGGATGCAGAATTTAATTCAACTCTTTCTGCACTGTGCAATACTTGCATAGTCCTTCCCGCTATTCCAGCATAATAATAAATCAAGCCAACCTCATCTTCTCTATATTCATATGGTGAAGTTTGCTCATAACTGCCATTGGCGGAGTCTATTATCACTTTATAGTCCTTTAATACGTTCTTTTCCCTTTCGTATACTTCATGATCAGTGAAAACTAATGAAGGCTGAGAATCTTCTAAAATGAATTTTAAATCTTCTGCTGAGGTTAAGGGATCTATTGCTACTACTTTTCCTCCGGCCCAGTAAACGCTTAAATAATTTATTACAGATTTAGTTGAGTTAAACATTATATGCGCAACCGTTTCACCAGGAGAGATTAATGATGCAGTTCTTCTAACTTCATCAACAACTTGTTGGTATGTTAAACTTCTATCTCCTCCTAAAAATGTCTTGGAAGGATTTTTCTTATACCACTCATAAAGGACTGTTGCTAAGCTCATGAGTAACCGTTTTAAACTTATAAAAAGGGTCTAAAAAATAATGAGGCTTATAGGTCTTTCAAGGATTCATATTACATTATTTGACCTCGAAGGTAAGTACGGTAGATTAGACGGAGGGATGGGAGTAGCATTAAAATATCCTAGGATAGTTATCAAGACTGGCGAATGTGAAGAAATTAACATAGATGGAGTTCCTAAGGAGAAGTTTTGCATAGAAGAGGACTATCCAGCTCACGTAGGTTTAGGGCATACGACACAGTATTTATTATCGATAACAAGGTATGCGTTCGAGAAGAATTTCCAAAGAAAGACCTCTGTAGAGTTAGCCAAGTTGATTAAAAGAGGTTCAACTTCTGGTATAGGTGTATACGCATTCGAATACGGCGGATTTATTGTAGATGGAGGTCATTCATTAAAAGTTAAGAAAGAAGCCTTACCTTCAGATTTTTCCACAGCTCCTCCGCCACCGCTTTTACTTAGGGTAGATTTTCCTTGGTATATTTATGTAAACATTCCAGAAGGCAGGAGAATCTTTGGTAAAGAAGAATTGACCGCATTTAAAAATGCCAAGCTTGAAGGATTAGATACTTTAGCTAGAGTAGTCCTCATGGAATTTATTCCTTCTGTCATAGAAAAGGACTTAGAAAACGTGCTGGACGCGCTCGATAGAATACAAAATCTAGGTTTTAAAAAGATTGAGGTATCTTTGCAAACGGATAAGGTGAGAGAACTTATGAAAAAACTTAAGAGCAAAGGCTTCCCTAGCGGAATATCATCCTTTGGTCCAGCAATCTATACGTTTGTCAATTCTAGAAGAGAAGGAGAAGAACTAGTTTCTACATTTGGTGGATTTTTAACAGAGCCGAATAATAAGGGGGCTAAGGTAGTTTGGAATTAGATTATGATGAGTTTGTCATAGAAGAGCTTAGAAAAGTGTATGGGAGAAGCCTGAATAGCTTTCTCGATTCTATTAAAAGACCAAATTCAAGGCTTTACGTTAGGGTTAATACGTTAAAGACTACAGTGGACGAAGTTTTACAATCGATGCATGGATTTAAAAAAGACGAAGATTTTCCTGAGGCTATCTATGCTGAAGTTAAAGGTCCTAATAAGTTAGAAAGTTTAGACTCTAAGGTTATTGTAGATAAGAAAACTGCTGAGAGCGTAATGCTGGGAGCGGATGTTTACCCACCAGGGATTAAGAAGATAATGGCAAATGAAGGTAATGCTGTAGAAGTAGTAAGTGAAAACGGAATAACAGTAGCTAACGGAGAGTTAGTAAGGTTACCTGGAGGAAAATTTATGGTTAAGGTTTATAATTCTTTGTATTCTTCACCAAAGTTAGCAGATACAAAGGAAATAAAAGAAGGTAAAATTTACGTTCAAGGTAAAGCTTCAATGCATGTAGCTAGGATAATAGATCCTCAGCCTGGAGAGTTTATAGTAGATATGACCGCTGCTCCTGGAGGCAAATTATCGCATATTTACCAACTAGAGCCAAGAGCAAGAATTATAGGATTTGACCATACATATAAAAAAGTTGAAAAAATGAAACAGTTGTTTAAGAAAATGAACGTAAACGTTCAAGTATTTGTTCACGATTCCAGGTATTTAAGTGAGCTAGGAATAAAAGATGTGGATAAGGTGCTTATAGATCCTCCATGCTCTGCTCTAGGATTAAGACCTAAAGTTTATGATAAAAAGACCAAAACGGATTTAATAAACCTTCACGCATATCAAAAGCAATTCTTGAATTCTGCGTATGAGATTCTAAAGAAAGGTGGAGAGGTTATTTACTCTACGTGTACCGTTACTGAAATAGAGAATGAAGAAGTAGTTAATGACCCTAGATTTGATATAGAATATATGATAAGATTTCATCCTCAAATACACGATATGACCGGGTTTTTTATAGCCAAGTTGAAGAAGAAATAATGTATGCCTATAGAAGATTTCATGGGCAAAAAGCCAAGAGTTTCTAAGAACGTTTTCTTACATCCTACAGCTTATATAATTGGCGATGTTGAAATAGGGGAAATGAGTAGTGTATGGCATTATGTTGTCATAAGAGGGGATAACGATTCCATAAGTATAGGTAAAGAATCTAACATTCAAGAAAATTCAACAATACATACAGACCCAGGGTTTAAAGTTGAAATAGGAGATAAAGTTACAGTAGGACATAACGCAGTTATACATGGAGCCAAAGTTTCATCAAACGTCATCATTGGTATAGGTTCTATTTTACTTAATGGTTCAAAAGTAGGCGAATATAGCATAGTTGGAGCAGGAAGCGTAGTACCGCCAAACGCTGAAATTCCCCCTTATAGTGTAGCAATGGGAGTTCCAGCTAAGGTAGTAAGAAAAATAAGAGAGGAAGAAATTAAAATGATAGAAGATAATGCGTATGAATATGTTTTACATGTAAAGAGGTTTCTGAACAATGAATCGTGATATAAAGGCAATTAGATGGTTCATAAAAACGCAACTATTAAAAGATCCGTTTAATCCTGGGTATGCGACTTTTAAGGTTACTTCAAGGTGCAACTTGCACTGCACTTTTTGTAATCCTGAATATTATAACGGTGAGCTAGGCGAAGGAAGTACAGAAACGATAAAGAAGATAATTGATAATTTGAGAGATTCATCAATAGTAGTACTTTCATTTGAAGGCGGAGAACCTACTATTAGAAAAGATATTCTAGATTTACTAGAGTACGCTCATGACGGCTCATTTTACGTAATGTTAACTACAAATGGATATAGATTGAATGAGGACGAATTCTTAACCAAACTTGCAGATAGAATAGATTTCCTTCATTATTCAATAGACGAATATCATTGGAACGTCAAAGCCTTAGATACATTATGCAAATTTAGACAATATGGAATAAAGGTTAATGTGCAAACGGTAGTAACTAGATATAACTTGAATAAGTTGGAGGATAAAATCAAGAAAGTTAGAGAATGTAACTACAAAATCCTTGTTTTACCTGCAGTAGATTATCCGAATGCAAAGGTAAAACTTGCACCAGATCCTGAACAGCTCTATAACGTACTTTCAGAACTTAAAAAGAAATATTCTTCTACTCTCAATAATTCTTGGGGATTTATTAAAGCATTAAAAGGTGAATATCCAAAGAGGTTAGTAAGCTATGCAATAACAATTTATCCTAATGGTGATCTGCCTTATCCTGACGATATAAATGGAGAAATTGTAGGAAACTTAAGCAAAGAGAGGCTTAATGATATTCTGAAATCTCCAAGAGTTAAGGAGCTTCAGAGAAAAATGTTGGAAAACCAAGCAAAATTTGAATATTTACATTTACAGACCGCATCATTTAATAGCTTAAGAGATTTAGCAGAATATGTAAAAGATATGGCTAAATGGAGATTTACAGGAAAGGCTTAAGTGGTATTTTCTTCAAACACTTTTTTATATGCCTGCATTAAGTCCTCTAGAACTAAGTGAGTATATATTTGTGTAGTCTTAATGTCTTTATGACCTAGCAATCTTTGTACTGCTGGTAAAGGTAAACCTTTCCTTATAGCAATAGTTGCGAATGTATGTCTTAATATATGTGGCCTTAACCCCTTAATTCCGGCTCTTTCTCCTAGTCTTTTAATTAACTTGTAAAGTGCTTGATATGTCATAGGAAAGAGTCTCTCAGAACTTCCTTGTTTAGCTAAGTACTTTCTTAACAATTTTTCAGTTTCCTCAGTAAAGAATACTATCCTTTCTTCTCCATTCTTTGTTTCCCTAACTCTTATCATTCTATTCTTTAGATCTATATCTTCAACCCTAAGCGAGAGCAATTCCTTAGATCTTAATCCAGTATCTAAGAATAAGCGTAAAATTAACTTATCTCTAAGCCTTCTTGTTGCCTCTAAAAGCCTTTTTATATCGTCTTCGTTTAAGGCCCTAATCTCTTTTCTTCTTGCTCTTGGAATTACTGGATTAACGTTTATCCCAATCCACTTTAAAAATCTTCTTACTGCAATAACATAATTCCTTAAAGTTACGCTTCTTGCCCTTTTCATTTCTGTCCCTTTTATTTTTCCTTCTTTAGACATCAAGTGGATTATCCATCTATTAACGTCTTCAGAAGTTACGCTTTTGGGGTCTTTCTTAATAAATTCTAGAAAGTCTTTTACCGCAGTAGAGTAAAGCTTTACTGTTCCCTCTCCTGCTTCAGCTGCTTTTAATGCTATAATAAAAGCATCTAAATAATTTCCGTCAGAAGGAGGGCTACCAAGTTGTAATTTCACAATAAAAAATAATCTTAGAGGGAATAAAAGGGGGGTAACTAAATATTACCAAATATAATCTATCCCTACTTTATCTAGACTTTTTAGCCATTCAATGAATTTTTTCACATTCTCTCCTTGAAATATTGAACCATGTTGTGGTGCAATAATTTTTATATCAAGCCCTTTAATTTGCTCTAACCAATGGTCTATGGCCTTTTTACTTACTATGTATCTTCTGTGGAAAGGTTCCATGTACTTTACGTGTTCATCAAAATTCTCTACAAATAAATACCATTTTCCTGCAGGAAACACTGCAGCTCCTAAATCTCCAGAGAAGTAAATCTTAGATATTGGATCATAGTAGTGGAAATTGCCTACTGAATGCATAAAGTGCGCTGGGACAGCTTTAATCTCAGATTTCCCAAATTTTATGCTCATCCCTTGATCCGGTATATCGATTATTCTACCTCCAGCTTCAAATCCCAAATGGGGAAGGAATCTCTCCCAGAGCGCTGAAACATAAATTTTAGCATTAGGTGCAACGTCTAACCATAAGTTAAGTGAGCCTATAACATCAGGATCTTGGTGAGAGAATAAGAGATACTTAATATTTTCTGGCTTTATAAATTCCTTAACGTTCTCATAAACTCTCTCAAAAACAAAATACCCCCCGGGATCTAATAATGCACCTTCGTCTCCATCAACTATAAGATATTGGTTTGTCAGTATTCCTTTTTCATGTTCTGACTCGTCCAATCCTAACCAAACAAATTTATGATCTCCTTCCTCGTATAGTACGTAAGGTTTATGAACTTTTAGATTAACTGACATTTTTTATCACCTTTCTTGTTCCAAAACTTCTAATATTCTTGGAGATATTCCTACATAGACGTGAATCTTAAATTCTCCAGAAAGATGATTAAGATCATCCTCGTTAAACGAATCCTTACCATCTTTTAGAATGTATATGCCTTTTAACTCACCATTAAGGAATAATAATCTAAATGTTGACGAACCTGAGCCACTTATGTAAATTAAAGGATAATTTGCAAAATCACTTATTATTCCTTCTACATAACTAAGGACTTCCCCTTCTTTTAAGGTAATGTCTTCAGTTTTAGCTAACTTTGATTTCATTATTAGTTTTGATATCGACGAAATTTTAGATAGAGATAACGAGAAATTTTTACTGCCTACGGTTTGTTGTTCAACTTCTGGAAGCTTTGATAGTTCGTTCTTTATACCATTAGAAATTTCTTCCAGAATCTTATGTAATCCTTTACCAACAATCCATTCTTTCTCTCCAGAATAACTTACTGATAATTTTACTCCACTCTTTCCTTCTGCAGATATTATTATTTTTATCTCATTTCCTTTTTTATCTGTTAATTTATATTCTACAATACCGCTTCCTATAAATGAAGGTTCTACAACAAATTCTCCTTCGAACGAAAATAGTAAAAACCTTGTGAATTTTAACTTTACTACGTTGTTTTCAATACCTACTACATTAGGTAAAACTGAAATAATATTTGAGGGATTTTTTGCCCATGCTATGATTGCATTAGACCTCTTATCTTCAATATCCATAGTTTCAATTTTCATGAGAAACTTTATCCTCAATCTTCTATAAAAATTATAATTATGAAAATCATGTGGAAATGCAATTAACACTGTTAATCTTAGTTTTAAAACTCTAGAATATGTATAATATTATGCTTTATTTAGATGGTAAAAAGCTTGAAGAAATATTATCTGCAAAGGATGCAGTAAATGCAGTAAAAGAAGCATTCTCTTTATACTACCAAGGAAAAGTAACTCAACCACAAAGACAAGTTTTAACGATAAAAGGTAACTGGTGGGGAATTATGTCTTCTTACACTGATTTTTCTGTAGTAGTAAAAATTGTTAACGTTATAAATGAGAATAAAAATAGAGGTTTACCGTCAGTGCAAGGTATAGTAATTCTAATGTCTCCAGACACTGGAGAACCTTTAGCAGTAATTGACGGTACTATATTAACTGCTATAAGAACAGCTTCTGCAAGTGTATTATCTACAGAACTTTCTTATGGGAATAGAATTCCTACATTAGGAATTATTGGAGCAGGACTAGAAGCTTACTATCACGCAAAGATTGCTTCGGAGTATTTGTCAGTATCTAGAATTCTCGTAACTGCAAGGAAATCTCATATTGAGTTGGCAAAGAAAATAGGTGCAGATGCTGTAGATTTACAAACATTGCTTAAAGAGTCTGACGTAATATTTTCAACTACATCTTCTAAAGAACCGG comes from the Acidianus infernus genome and includes:
- a CDS encoding ornithine cyclodeaminase family protein, with protein sequence MLYLDGKKLEEILSAKDAVNAVKEAFSLYYQGKVTQPQRQVLTIKGNWWGIMSSYTDFSVVVKIVNVINENKNRGLPSVQGIVILMSPDTGEPLAVIDGTILTAIRTASASVLSTELSYGNRIPTLGIIGAGLEAYYHAKIASEYLSVSRILVTARKSHIELAKKIGADAVDLQTLLKESDVIFSTTSSKEPVVLGKFLKEDFHVSSIGAHTPDAREIDDETIAKAKTYIVDSLQAVSSESGDYIQPQKKGLIKNVIEIGKIITEGIKIERPSIFKTVGISAQDNLAAYYAYKLSQTFSK
- a CDS encoding MBL fold metallo-hydrolase, which gives rise to MSVNLKVHKPYVLYEEGDHKFVWLGLDESEHEKGILTNQYLIVDGDEGALLDPGGYFVFERVYENVKEFIKPENIKYLLFSHQDPDVIGSLNLWLDVAPNAKIYVSALWERFLPHLGFEAGGRIIDIPDQGMSIKFGKSEIKAVPAHFMHSVGNFHYYDPISKIYFSGDLGAAVFPAGKWYLFVENFDEHVKYMEPFHRRYIVSKKAIDHWLEQIKGLDIKIIAPQHGSIFQGENVKKFIEWLKSLDKVGIDYIW